A single Chiroxiphia lanceolata isolate bChiLan1 chromosome 25, bChiLan1.pri, whole genome shotgun sequence DNA region contains:
- the RABIF gene encoding guanine nucleotide exchange factor MSS4, whose product MAAPCAEMEPAAPPPSPPPAPAPAAAPGSAGLVCAQGRNLRAVLCQRCGSRVLLPGAATFARRELLLPAMRKKAATAAAGGGGDVLREHWLVRDMFSFENVGFTRDVGNVKFLVCADCEAGPIGWHCLDDKDSFYVALERVAHE is encoded by the exons ATGGCGGCGCCCTGCGCGGAGATGGAGCCGGCGGcgcctcctccttcccctcctcccgctcccgctcccgccgccgcgccgggcTCGGCCGGGCTCGTGTGCGCGCAGGGCCGCAACCTGCGGGCGGTTCTGTGCCAGCGCTGCGGCTCCCGGGTGCTGCTGCCCGGCGCCGCCACCTTCGCCCGCCGTGAG ctcctcctgcccgcCATGAGGAAGAAGGCGGcgacggcggcggcgggaggcggcggggaCGTGCTGCGGGAGCACTGGCTGGTGCGCGACATGTTCTCCTTCGAGAACGTGGGGTTCACCCGCGACGTGGGCAACGTGAAGTTCCTGGTGTGCGCCGACTGCGAGGCGGGGCCCATCGGCTGGCACTGCCTGGACGACAAGGACAGCTTCTACGTGGCGCTGGAACGCGTGGCCCACGAGTGA